One window of the Daphnia pulex isolate KAP4 chromosome 8, ASM2113471v1 genome contains the following:
- the LOC124200850 gene encoding uncharacterized protein LOC124200850 isoform X4 — MSSDVQIKDEDQQPVLKCRKPSSSNGFFTFIKHGGKIEEGIEHNHSLGEMGRSVCNVAGCSFTVEGKETRSLVNHLKTHRKEYVQFLSKCKEKVVKVRAVPHNVNTVETTIKDPPTVKEKIVASPVFQINGAASLPSPNLTDNCDNKLPVLQENVERGSPQRQCLSELPLNSPLTMSVFLPLGTTLIVSDPSTLKIVCANSSQNLPPKAKNSPVTVVVENEPLGNTSASCATPSLLKCSQPTANRNSPVDNGALAMKGMAADNVNHTRSPPGSFNLVQPYSCSPTTVPIEHIRLQAIPTPGIGPSPSTETTHVYKTNPVTASIPIVHEVKIVSLSHQTTSFSSTVHPSEVIEQTKAVVKNSSSAQPSEQKCISQSSTVLSTETLDASITGSEPLEAVHEHLKVTASKKQPSVLQQPQQPSIRSLEQHPDLLSVNQLDTTKMSPLQVDNTENSSLLIEKSARTNDSQAGLLSKDVPLTAVSEMTELLEPNSHEECAATSPLNSFKKSLSMATGITVASFAKIGDGSEERAQTALTSMPPPLESSVPVKEPLVAASTSHSEDSPNSNKSAVNSPTIPHAEPSPITELDVLHDGSVSGTTNVCDKSSGETVDERTHPVFQFFKFNSVHGKSECIVDGCGVLRNGKNPATLINHLRVKHPKKAYTEFMAKWTTNWARPKRTTTMVNVSNIAQPSKILQSARARKSKKKNSPLLGEKGIELVPSSVIVPDLVSTGSVAPQGSSDGGPISNENPSVGSNMHQAILTDGDNSATHSYRKDSFNEKLHPVYRYFTFREATEGPAEVTQDSCVKSQCNFQGCNFTIKGNKMANLMLHLSLQHRDTKEFAEFVSLNDKYEAQRLKSMDNPSDRIQPRKRPLAKIAGNTYQEYLACRKKQRKDLGVGTAMSSSLISSNVANEAAAQLPVHTPEQELDFIGPDIPFEYSSLRTTVRDQPLLDSTFPN, encoded by the exons ATGTCTAGCGATGTTCAGATAAAAGACGAGGATCAGCAACCTGTTTTAAAATGCAGAAAGCCTTCTTCGTCTAATGGTTTTTTTACGTTCATCAAACATGGGGGAAAAATAGAGGAAGGGATTGAACACAATCATTCTCTTGGAGAAATGGGCAGAAGTGTTTGCAATGTTGCTGGTTGTAGCTTTACAgtagaaggaaaagaaacaaggagTCTAGTAAACCATTTAAAGACACACCGAAAAGAATATGTGCAGTTTTTGTCCAAATGTAAAGAAAAGGTTGTAAAAGTCAGGGCTGTGCCTCATAATGTAAACACAGTCGAGACAACAATCAAAGATCCACCAACTGTCAAAGAG aaaattgtagCAAGTCCAGTTTTCCAAATAAATGGAGCTGCATCACTTCCCTCGCCCAACCTGACAG ATAACTGTGACAATAAGTTACCTGTTCTGCAAGAAAATGTGGAAAGGGGGTCACCTCAAAGACAGTGTCTGTCAGAACTACCTCTAAATTCTCCTCTCACTATGTCTGTGTTCCTTCCACTTGGTACCACTCTAATTGTTTCGGATCCCTCAACTCTAAAAATCGTTTGTGCCAACTCCAGTCAAAATTTACCGCCGAAAGCAAAGAATTCGCCCGTTACCGTGGTCGTAGAAAACGAACCACTTGGAAATACTTCAGCGTCCTGTGCAACTCCTTCTCTCTTGAAATGTAGCCAACCGACAGCTAATCGTAATTCCCCTGTTGACAATGGCGCATTAGCGATGAAAGGTATGGCCGCAGATAATGTAAACCACACAAGATCTCCTCCTGGATCATTTAACCTTGTACAGCCTTACAGTTGTTCACCAACAACTGTACCTATTGAACATATCCGTCTTCAAGCAATTCCTACCCCTGGTATTGGACCGTCACCCTCAACAGAAACCACACACGTTTATAAAACGAATCCTGTTACGGCTTCCATTCCCATTGTACACGAAGTAAAAATTGTTTCCCTTTCACATCAAActacctctttttcttccactgTGCATCCTTCCGAAGTCATTGAACAGACTAAGGCCGTTGTTAAAAATTCCTCGTCTGCTCAACCTTCAGAACAAAAATGCATTTCCCAGAGCAGTACCGTTCTTTCCACAGAAACTCTTGATGCTAGCATTACTGGGAGCGAACCATTAGAAGCCGTCCATGAGCATCTAAAAGTAACCGCCTCAAAGAAACAACCTAGCGTTCTccaacagccacaacaaccTTCAATTCGGTCTCTTGAGCAACACCCCGATCTGCTTTCTGTCAATCAACTG GACACCACAAAAATGTCACCACTGCAGGTTGATAATACggaaaattcttctttattaATTGAGAAATCTGCTCGAACAAATGACAGTCAAGCTGGTTTACTCAGTAAGGACGTTCCCCTGACAGCCGTGTCTGAAATGACGGAACTACTGGAGCCGAATTCGCATGAAGAGTGTGCGGCAACGAGCCCTCTGAACAGCTTTAAGAAAAGTCTGTCCATGGCAACTGGCATAACCGTAGCTTCGTTTG CTAAAATCGGTGATGGGTCTGAGGAAAGAGCTCAAACTGCTTTGACGTCGATGCCTCCACCACTGGAATCTAGTGTACCGGTTAAAGAACCTCTTGTAGCCGCTTCGACATCACATTCTGAGGATTCCCCCAACAGTAATAAATCTGCTGTTAATAGCCCTACTATTCCACATGCGGAGCCTTCGCCTATTACTGAATTGGACGTTCTTCATGATGGATCTGTATCTG GTACCACAAATGTTTGCGACAAGTCTTCAGGTGAAACGGTGGACGAAAGAACGCATCCggttttccagttttttaaatttaattccgTCCATGGGAAGAGTGAGTGCATTGTTGATGGCTGCGGAGTTTTACGCAATGGAAAAAACCCGGCAACTCTTATTAATCATCTGCGAGTAAAACATCCTAAAAAGGCATATACCGAGTTCATGGCCAAGTGGACAACAAATTGGGCTCGACCAAAAAGAACGACAACAATGGTTAACGTTTCCAACATAGCCCAACCGTCAAAGATACTTCAATCAGCTCGTGCAAGA AagtccaagaagaagaactcacCTTTACTAGGCGAAAAAGGAATTGAACTAGTGCCTTCTTCAGTGATTGTACCTGATTTGGTGTCGACAGGATCGGTGGCTCCCCAAGGTTCTTCCG ATGGTGGACCAATTTCTAACGAAAATCCTTCAGTTGGTTCAAATATGCATCAAGCAATTCTTACAGATGGCGACAACTCTGCAACCCATAGCTACAGAAAAGattcttttaatgaaaaattgcaTCCGGTTTATCGTTATTTTACATTCCGTGAGGCAACAGAAGGGCCAGCTGAAGTTACCCAAGATAGTTGTGTCAAAAGCCAGTGCAATTTTCAGGGCTGTAACTTTACTATCAAGGGAAACAAAATGGCAAATCTCATGCTTCACTTGAGTTTGCAACATCGCGATACAAAGGAATTTGCTGAGTTCGTATCTTTGAATGACAAATATGAAGCGCAGCGCCTTAAATCAATGGACAACCCGTCAGATCGAATT CAACCACGAAAGAGGCCCCTTGCGAAAATTGCTGGCAACACCTATCAAGAATACCTTGCTTGCCGCAAAAAACAACGGAAAGACTTGGGCGTCGGGACTGCAATGTCATCCTCGTTG ATTTCATCAAACGTTGCTAATGAAGCAGCTGCTCAGTTACCTGTACACACTCCGGAACAAGAACTCGACTTTATCGGACCAGACATCCCTTTTGAATATTCTTCTTTAAGAACAACCGTTCGTGATCAACCTTTGCTCGATTCGACGTTTCCGAACTAG
- the LOC124200850 gene encoding uncharacterized protein LOC124200850 isoform X2, with the protein MSSDVQIKDEDQQPVLKCRKPSSSNGFFTFIKHGGKIEEGIEHNHSLGEMGRSVCNVAGCSFTVEGKETRSLVNHLKTHRKEYVQFLSKCKEKVVKVRAVPHNVNTVETTIKDPPTVKEKIVASPVFQINGAASLPSPNLTDNCDNKLPVLQENVERGSPQRQCLSELPLNSPLTMSVFLPLGTTLIVSDPSTLKIVCANSSQNLPPKAKNSPVTVVVENEPLGNTSASCATPSLLKCSQPTANRNSPVDNGALAMKGMAADNVNHTRSPPGSFNLVQPYSCSPTTVPIEHIRLQAIPTPGIGPSPSTETTHVYKTNPVTASIPIVHEVKIVSLSHQTTSFSSTVHPSEVIEQTKAVVKNSSSAQPSEQKCISQSSTVLSTETLDASITGSEPLEAVHEHLKVTASKKQPSVLQQPQQPSIRSLEQHPDLLSVNQLDTTKMSPLQVDNTENSSLLIEKSARTNDSQAGLLSKDVPLTAVSEMTELLEPNSHEECAATSPLNSFKKSLSMATGITVASFAKIGDGSEERAQTALTSMPPPLESSVPVKEPLVAASTSHSEDSPNSNKSAVNSPTIPHAEPSPITELDVLHDGSVSGTTNVCDKSSGETVDERTHPVFQFFKFNSVHGKSECIVDGCGVLRNGKNPATLINHLRVKHPKKAYTEFMAKWTTNWARPKRTTTMVNVSNIAQPSKILQSARARKSKKKNSPLLGEKGIELVPSSVIVPDLVSTGSVAPQGSSDGGPISNENPSVGSNMHQAILTDGDNSATHSYRKDSFNEKLHPVYRYFTFREATEGPAEVTQDSCVKSQCNFQGCNFTIKGNKMANLMLHLSLQHRDTKEFAEFVSLNDKYEAQRLKSMDNPSDRIQPRKRPLAKIAGNTYQEYLACRKKQRKDLGVGTAMSSSLVKGQQNIRNQPTTSIMVVDQQISSNVANEAAAQLPVHTPEQELDFIGPDIPFEYSSLRTTVRDQPLLDSTFPN; encoded by the exons ATGTCTAGCGATGTTCAGATAAAAGACGAGGATCAGCAACCTGTTTTAAAATGCAGAAAGCCTTCTTCGTCTAATGGTTTTTTTACGTTCATCAAACATGGGGGAAAAATAGAGGAAGGGATTGAACACAATCATTCTCTTGGAGAAATGGGCAGAAGTGTTTGCAATGTTGCTGGTTGTAGCTTTACAgtagaaggaaaagaaacaaggagTCTAGTAAACCATTTAAAGACACACCGAAAAGAATATGTGCAGTTTTTGTCCAAATGTAAAGAAAAGGTTGTAAAAGTCAGGGCTGTGCCTCATAATGTAAACACAGTCGAGACAACAATCAAAGATCCACCAACTGTCAAAGAG aaaattgtagCAAGTCCAGTTTTCCAAATAAATGGAGCTGCATCACTTCCCTCGCCCAACCTGACAG ATAACTGTGACAATAAGTTACCTGTTCTGCAAGAAAATGTGGAAAGGGGGTCACCTCAAAGACAGTGTCTGTCAGAACTACCTCTAAATTCTCCTCTCACTATGTCTGTGTTCCTTCCACTTGGTACCACTCTAATTGTTTCGGATCCCTCAACTCTAAAAATCGTTTGTGCCAACTCCAGTCAAAATTTACCGCCGAAAGCAAAGAATTCGCCCGTTACCGTGGTCGTAGAAAACGAACCACTTGGAAATACTTCAGCGTCCTGTGCAACTCCTTCTCTCTTGAAATGTAGCCAACCGACAGCTAATCGTAATTCCCCTGTTGACAATGGCGCATTAGCGATGAAAGGTATGGCCGCAGATAATGTAAACCACACAAGATCTCCTCCTGGATCATTTAACCTTGTACAGCCTTACAGTTGTTCACCAACAACTGTACCTATTGAACATATCCGTCTTCAAGCAATTCCTACCCCTGGTATTGGACCGTCACCCTCAACAGAAACCACACACGTTTATAAAACGAATCCTGTTACGGCTTCCATTCCCATTGTACACGAAGTAAAAATTGTTTCCCTTTCACATCAAActacctctttttcttccactgTGCATCCTTCCGAAGTCATTGAACAGACTAAGGCCGTTGTTAAAAATTCCTCGTCTGCTCAACCTTCAGAACAAAAATGCATTTCCCAGAGCAGTACCGTTCTTTCCACAGAAACTCTTGATGCTAGCATTACTGGGAGCGAACCATTAGAAGCCGTCCATGAGCATCTAAAAGTAACCGCCTCAAAGAAACAACCTAGCGTTCTccaacagccacaacaaccTTCAATTCGGTCTCTTGAGCAACACCCCGATCTGCTTTCTGTCAATCAACTG GACACCACAAAAATGTCACCACTGCAGGTTGATAATACggaaaattcttctttattaATTGAGAAATCTGCTCGAACAAATGACAGTCAAGCTGGTTTACTCAGTAAGGACGTTCCCCTGACAGCCGTGTCTGAAATGACGGAACTACTGGAGCCGAATTCGCATGAAGAGTGTGCGGCAACGAGCCCTCTGAACAGCTTTAAGAAAAGTCTGTCCATGGCAACTGGCATAACCGTAGCTTCGTTTG CTAAAATCGGTGATGGGTCTGAGGAAAGAGCTCAAACTGCTTTGACGTCGATGCCTCCACCACTGGAATCTAGTGTACCGGTTAAAGAACCTCTTGTAGCCGCTTCGACATCACATTCTGAGGATTCCCCCAACAGTAATAAATCTGCTGTTAATAGCCCTACTATTCCACATGCGGAGCCTTCGCCTATTACTGAATTGGACGTTCTTCATGATGGATCTGTATCTG GTACCACAAATGTTTGCGACAAGTCTTCAGGTGAAACGGTGGACGAAAGAACGCATCCggttttccagttttttaaatttaattccgTCCATGGGAAGAGTGAGTGCATTGTTGATGGCTGCGGAGTTTTACGCAATGGAAAAAACCCGGCAACTCTTATTAATCATCTGCGAGTAAAACATCCTAAAAAGGCATATACCGAGTTCATGGCCAAGTGGACAACAAATTGGGCTCGACCAAAAAGAACGACAACAATGGTTAACGTTTCCAACATAGCCCAACCGTCAAAGATACTTCAATCAGCTCGTGCAAGA AagtccaagaagaagaactcacCTTTACTAGGCGAAAAAGGAATTGAACTAGTGCCTTCTTCAGTGATTGTACCTGATTTGGTGTCGACAGGATCGGTGGCTCCCCAAGGTTCTTCCG ATGGTGGACCAATTTCTAACGAAAATCCTTCAGTTGGTTCAAATATGCATCAAGCAATTCTTACAGATGGCGACAACTCTGCAACCCATAGCTACAGAAAAGattcttttaatgaaaaattgcaTCCGGTTTATCGTTATTTTACATTCCGTGAGGCAACAGAAGGGCCAGCTGAAGTTACCCAAGATAGTTGTGTCAAAAGCCAGTGCAATTTTCAGGGCTGTAACTTTACTATCAAGGGAAACAAAATGGCAAATCTCATGCTTCACTTGAGTTTGCAACATCGCGATACAAAGGAATTTGCTGAGTTCGTATCTTTGAATGACAAATATGAAGCGCAGCGCCTTAAATCAATGGACAACCCGTCAGATCGAATT CAACCACGAAAGAGGCCCCTTGCGAAAATTGCTGGCAACACCTATCAAGAATACCTTGCTTGCCGCAAAAAACAACGGAAAGACTTGGGCGTCGGGACTGCAATGTCATCCTCGTTGGTAAAGGGTCAGCAAAATATTCGTAATCAACCAACAACTTCCATTATGGTGGTCGACCAACAGATTTCATCAAACGTTGCTAATGAAGCAGCTGCTCAGTTACCTGTACACACTCCGGAACAAGAACTCGACTTTATCGGACCAGACATCCCTTTTGAATATTCTTCTTTAAGAACAACCGTTCGTGATCAACCTTTGCTCGATTCGACGTTTCCGAACTAG
- the LOC124200850 gene encoding uncharacterized protein LOC124200850 isoform X6: MSSDVQIKDEDQQPVLKCRKPSSSNGFFTFIKHGGKIEEGIEHNHSLGEMGRSVCNVAGCSFTVEGKETRSLVNHLKTHRKEYVQFLSKCKEKVVKVRAVPHNVNTVETTIKDPPTVKEKIVASPVFQINGAASLPSPNLTVDNCDNKLPVLQENVERGSPQRQCLSELPLNSPLTMSVFLPLGTTLIVSDPSTLKIVCANSSQNLPPKAKNSPVTVVVENEPLGNTSASCATPSLLKCSQPTANRNSPVDNGALAMKETLDASITGSEPLEAVHEHLKVTASKKQPSVLQQPQQPSIRSLEQHPDLLSVNQLDTTKMSPLQVDNTENSSLLIEKSARTNDSQAGLLSKDVPLTAVSEMTELLEPNSHEECAATSPLNSFKKSLSMATGITVASFAKIGDGSEERAQTALTSMPPPLESSVPVKEPLVAASTSHSEDSPNSNKSAVNSPTIPHAEPSPITELDVLHDGSVSGTTNVCDKSSGETVDERTHPVFQFFKFNSVHGKSECIVDGCGVLRNGKNPATLINHLRVKHPKKAYTEFMAKWTTNWARPKRTTTMVNVSNIAQPSKILQSARARKSKKKNSPLLGEKGIELVPSSVIVPDLVSTGSVAPQGSSDGGPISNENPSVGSNMHQAILTDGDNSATHSYRKDSFNEKLHPVYRYFTFREATEGPAEVTQDSCVKSQCNFQGCNFTIKGNKMANLMLHLSLQHRDTKEFAEFVSLNDKYEAQRLKSMDNPSDRIQPRKRPLAKIAGNTYQEYLACRKKQRKDLGVGTAMSSSLVKGQQNIRNQPTTSIMVVDQQISSNVANEAAAQLPVHTPEQELDFIGPDIPFEYSSLRTTVRDQPLLDSTFPN, from the exons ATGTCTAGCGATGTTCAGATAAAAGACGAGGATCAGCAACCTGTTTTAAAATGCAGAAAGCCTTCTTCGTCTAATGGTTTTTTTACGTTCATCAAACATGGGGGAAAAATAGAGGAAGGGATTGAACACAATCATTCTCTTGGAGAAATGGGCAGAAGTGTTTGCAATGTTGCTGGTTGTAGCTTTACAgtagaaggaaaagaaacaaggagTCTAGTAAACCATTTAAAGACACACCGAAAAGAATATGTGCAGTTTTTGTCCAAATGTAAAGAAAAGGTTGTAAAAGTCAGGGCTGTGCCTCATAATGTAAACACAGTCGAGACAACAATCAAAGATCCACCAACTGTCAAAGAG aaaattgtagCAAGTCCAGTTTTCCAAATAAATGGAGCTGCATCACTTCCCTCGCCCAACCTGACAG TAGATAACTGTGACAATAAGTTACCTGTTCTGCAAGAAAATGTGGAAAGGGGGTCACCTCAAAGACAGTGTCTGTCAGAACTACCTCTAAATTCTCCTCTCACTATGTCTGTGTTCCTTCCACTTGGTACCACTCTAATTGTTTCGGATCCCTCAACTCTAAAAATCGTTTGTGCCAACTCCAGTCAAAATTTACCGCCGAAAGCAAAGAATTCGCCCGTTACCGTGGTCGTAGAAAACGAACCACTTGGAAATACTTCAGCGTCCTGTGCAACTCCTTCTCTCTTGAAATGTAGCCAACCGACAGCTAATCGTAATTCCCCTGTTGACAATGGCGCATTAGCGATGAAAG AAACTCTTGATGCTAGCATTACTGGGAGCGAACCATTAGAAGCCGTCCATGAGCATCTAAAAGTAACCGCCTCAAAGAAACAACCTAGCGTTCTccaacagccacaacaaccTTCAATTCGGTCTCTTGAGCAACACCCCGATCTGCTTTCTGTCAATCAACTG GACACCACAAAAATGTCACCACTGCAGGTTGATAATACggaaaattcttctttattaATTGAGAAATCTGCTCGAACAAATGACAGTCAAGCTGGTTTACTCAGTAAGGACGTTCCCCTGACAGCCGTGTCTGAAATGACGGAACTACTGGAGCCGAATTCGCATGAAGAGTGTGCGGCAACGAGCCCTCTGAACAGCTTTAAGAAAAGTCTGTCCATGGCAACTGGCATAACCGTAGCTTCGTTTG CTAAAATCGGTGATGGGTCTGAGGAAAGAGCTCAAACTGCTTTGACGTCGATGCCTCCACCACTGGAATCTAGTGTACCGGTTAAAGAACCTCTTGTAGCCGCTTCGACATCACATTCTGAGGATTCCCCCAACAGTAATAAATCTGCTGTTAATAGCCCTACTATTCCACATGCGGAGCCTTCGCCTATTACTGAATTGGACGTTCTTCATGATGGATCTGTATCTG GTACCACAAATGTTTGCGACAAGTCTTCAGGTGAAACGGTGGACGAAAGAACGCATCCggttttccagttttttaaatttaattccgTCCATGGGAAGAGTGAGTGCATTGTTGATGGCTGCGGAGTTTTACGCAATGGAAAAAACCCGGCAACTCTTATTAATCATCTGCGAGTAAAACATCCTAAAAAGGCATATACCGAGTTCATGGCCAAGTGGACAACAAATTGGGCTCGACCAAAAAGAACGACAACAATGGTTAACGTTTCCAACATAGCCCAACCGTCAAAGATACTTCAATCAGCTCGTGCAAGA AagtccaagaagaagaactcacCTTTACTAGGCGAAAAAGGAATTGAACTAGTGCCTTCTTCAGTGATTGTACCTGATTTGGTGTCGACAGGATCGGTGGCTCCCCAAGGTTCTTCCG ATGGTGGACCAATTTCTAACGAAAATCCTTCAGTTGGTTCAAATATGCATCAAGCAATTCTTACAGATGGCGACAACTCTGCAACCCATAGCTACAGAAAAGattcttttaatgaaaaattgcaTCCGGTTTATCGTTATTTTACATTCCGTGAGGCAACAGAAGGGCCAGCTGAAGTTACCCAAGATAGTTGTGTCAAAAGCCAGTGCAATTTTCAGGGCTGTAACTTTACTATCAAGGGAAACAAAATGGCAAATCTCATGCTTCACTTGAGTTTGCAACATCGCGATACAAAGGAATTTGCTGAGTTCGTATCTTTGAATGACAAATATGAAGCGCAGCGCCTTAAATCAATGGACAACCCGTCAGATCGAATT CAACCACGAAAGAGGCCCCTTGCGAAAATTGCTGGCAACACCTATCAAGAATACCTTGCTTGCCGCAAAAAACAACGGAAAGACTTGGGCGTCGGGACTGCAATGTCATCCTCGTTGGTAAAGGGTCAGCAAAATATTCGTAATCAACCAACAACTTCCATTATGGTGGTCGACCAACAGATTTCATCAAACGTTGCTAATGAAGCAGCTGCTCAGTTACCTGTACACACTCCGGAACAAGAACTCGACTTTATCGGACCAGACATCCCTTTTGAATATTCTTCTTTAAGAACAACCGTTCGTGATCAACCTTTGCTCGATTCGACGTTTCCGAACTAG
- the LOC124200850 gene encoding uncharacterized protein LOC124200850 isoform X5, which translates to MSSDVQIKDEDQQPVLKCRKPSSSNGFFTFIKHGGKIEEGIEHNHSLGEMGRSVCNVAGCSFTVEGKETRSLVNHLKTHRKEYVQFLSKCKEKVVKVRAVPHNVNTVETTIKDPPTVKEKIVASPVFQINGAASLPSPNLTVDNCDNKLPVLQENVERGSPQRQCLSELPLNSPLTMSVFLPLGTTLIVSDPSTLKIVCANSSQNLPPKAKNSPVTVVVENEPLGNTSASCATPSLLKCSQPTANRNSPVDNGALAMKEQKCISQSSTVLSTETLDASITGSEPLEAVHEHLKVTASKKQPSVLQQPQQPSIRSLEQHPDLLSVNQLDTTKMSPLQVDNTENSSLLIEKSARTNDSQAGLLSKDVPLTAVSEMTELLEPNSHEECAATSPLNSFKKSLSMATGITVASFAKIGDGSEERAQTALTSMPPPLESSVPVKEPLVAASTSHSEDSPNSNKSAVNSPTIPHAEPSPITELDVLHDGSVSGTTNVCDKSSGETVDERTHPVFQFFKFNSVHGKSECIVDGCGVLRNGKNPATLINHLRVKHPKKAYTEFMAKWTTNWARPKRTTTMVNVSNIAQPSKILQSARARKSKKKNSPLLGEKGIELVPSSVIVPDLVSTGSVAPQGSSDGGPISNENPSVGSNMHQAILTDGDNSATHSYRKDSFNEKLHPVYRYFTFREATEGPAEVTQDSCVKSQCNFQGCNFTIKGNKMANLMLHLSLQHRDTKEFAEFVSLNDKYEAQRLKSMDNPSDRIQPRKRPLAKIAGNTYQEYLACRKKQRKDLGVGTAMSSSLVKGQQNIRNQPTTSIMVVDQQISSNVANEAAAQLPVHTPEQELDFIGPDIPFEYSSLRTTVRDQPLLDSTFPN; encoded by the exons ATGTCTAGCGATGTTCAGATAAAAGACGAGGATCAGCAACCTGTTTTAAAATGCAGAAAGCCTTCTTCGTCTAATGGTTTTTTTACGTTCATCAAACATGGGGGAAAAATAGAGGAAGGGATTGAACACAATCATTCTCTTGGAGAAATGGGCAGAAGTGTTTGCAATGTTGCTGGTTGTAGCTTTACAgtagaaggaaaagaaacaaggagTCTAGTAAACCATTTAAAGACACACCGAAAAGAATATGTGCAGTTTTTGTCCAAATGTAAAGAAAAGGTTGTAAAAGTCAGGGCTGTGCCTCATAATGTAAACACAGTCGAGACAACAATCAAAGATCCACCAACTGTCAAAGAG aaaattgtagCAAGTCCAGTTTTCCAAATAAATGGAGCTGCATCACTTCCCTCGCCCAACCTGACAG TAGATAACTGTGACAATAAGTTACCTGTTCTGCAAGAAAATGTGGAAAGGGGGTCACCTCAAAGACAGTGTCTGTCAGAACTACCTCTAAATTCTCCTCTCACTATGTCTGTGTTCCTTCCACTTGGTACCACTCTAATTGTTTCGGATCCCTCAACTCTAAAAATCGTTTGTGCCAACTCCAGTCAAAATTTACCGCCGAAAGCAAAGAATTCGCCCGTTACCGTGGTCGTAGAAAACGAACCACTTGGAAATACTTCAGCGTCCTGTGCAACTCCTTCTCTCTTGAAATGTAGCCAACCGACAGCTAATCGTAATTCCCCTGTTGACAATGGCGCATTAGCGATGAAAG AACAAAAATGCATTTCCCAGAGCAGTACCGTTCTTTCCACAGAAACTCTTGATGCTAGCATTACTGGGAGCGAACCATTAGAAGCCGTCCATGAGCATCTAAAAGTAACCGCCTCAAAGAAACAACCTAGCGTTCTccaacagccacaacaaccTTCAATTCGGTCTCTTGAGCAACACCCCGATCTGCTTTCTGTCAATCAACTG GACACCACAAAAATGTCACCACTGCAGGTTGATAATACggaaaattcttctttattaATTGAGAAATCTGCTCGAACAAATGACAGTCAAGCTGGTTTACTCAGTAAGGACGTTCCCCTGACAGCCGTGTCTGAAATGACGGAACTACTGGAGCCGAATTCGCATGAAGAGTGTGCGGCAACGAGCCCTCTGAACAGCTTTAAGAAAAGTCTGTCCATGGCAACTGGCATAACCGTAGCTTCGTTTG CTAAAATCGGTGATGGGTCTGAGGAAAGAGCTCAAACTGCTTTGACGTCGATGCCTCCACCACTGGAATCTAGTGTACCGGTTAAAGAACCTCTTGTAGCCGCTTCGACATCACATTCTGAGGATTCCCCCAACAGTAATAAATCTGCTGTTAATAGCCCTACTATTCCACATGCGGAGCCTTCGCCTATTACTGAATTGGACGTTCTTCATGATGGATCTGTATCTG GTACCACAAATGTTTGCGACAAGTCTTCAGGTGAAACGGTGGACGAAAGAACGCATCCggttttccagttttttaaatttaattccgTCCATGGGAAGAGTGAGTGCATTGTTGATGGCTGCGGAGTTTTACGCAATGGAAAAAACCCGGCAACTCTTATTAATCATCTGCGAGTAAAACATCCTAAAAAGGCATATACCGAGTTCATGGCCAAGTGGACAACAAATTGGGCTCGACCAAAAAGAACGACAACAATGGTTAACGTTTCCAACATAGCCCAACCGTCAAAGATACTTCAATCAGCTCGTGCAAGA AagtccaagaagaagaactcacCTTTACTAGGCGAAAAAGGAATTGAACTAGTGCCTTCTTCAGTGATTGTACCTGATTTGGTGTCGACAGGATCGGTGGCTCCCCAAGGTTCTTCCG ATGGTGGACCAATTTCTAACGAAAATCCTTCAGTTGGTTCAAATATGCATCAAGCAATTCTTACAGATGGCGACAACTCTGCAACCCATAGCTACAGAAAAGattcttttaatgaaaaattgcaTCCGGTTTATCGTTATTTTACATTCCGTGAGGCAACAGAAGGGCCAGCTGAAGTTACCCAAGATAGTTGTGTCAAAAGCCAGTGCAATTTTCAGGGCTGTAACTTTACTATCAAGGGAAACAAAATGGCAAATCTCATGCTTCACTTGAGTTTGCAACATCGCGATACAAAGGAATTTGCTGAGTTCGTATCTTTGAATGACAAATATGAAGCGCAGCGCCTTAAATCAATGGACAACCCGTCAGATCGAATT CAACCACGAAAGAGGCCCCTTGCGAAAATTGCTGGCAACACCTATCAAGAATACCTTGCTTGCCGCAAAAAACAACGGAAAGACTTGGGCGTCGGGACTGCAATGTCATCCTCGTTGGTAAAGGGTCAGCAAAATATTCGTAATCAACCAACAACTTCCATTATGGTGGTCGACCAACAGATTTCATCAAACGTTGCTAATGAAGCAGCTGCTCAGTTACCTGTACACACTCCGGAACAAGAACTCGACTTTATCGGACCAGACATCCCTTTTGAATATTCTTCTTTAAGAACAACCGTTCGTGATCAACCTTTGCTCGATTCGACGTTTCCGAACTAG